One part of the Arabidopsis thaliana chromosome 1 sequence genome encodes these proteins:
- a CDS encoding Sterile alpha motif (SAM) domain-containing protein (Sterile alpha motif (SAM) domain-containing protein; CONTAINS InterPro DOMAIN/s: Sterile alpha motif homology (InterPro:IPR010993), Sterile alpha motif, type 2 (InterPro:IPR011510); BEST Arabidopsis thaliana protein match is: Sterile alpha motif (SAM) domain-containing protein (TAIR:AT1G80520.1); Has 64 Blast hits to 64 proteins in 13 species: Archae - 0; Bacteria - 0; Metazoa - 0; Fungi - 0; Plants - 64; Viruses - 0; Other Eukaryotes - 0 (source: NCBI BLink).) has translation MEDWWFSWLSRTNLEPSLIHEYGLSFSQNELEHEDISYFDHEFLQSMGISIAKHRLEILKLARRDRKNSPPLTSRSISRVVTAIKKTRKCLSDHVRAWIRREEESASSRALVLVPKKTSNGIGKWRGGFLKRNKRSVMPSNGNGGLEKQERLLLTNGTPCRIDSFSSPMVFDYSFKDEKLYAQDTYFEDIKWDSMFQNLKPT, from the coding sequence ATGGAAGATTGGTGGTTTTCATGGCTCTCTAGAACAAACCTTGAACCTTCTCTCATCCACGAATACGGCCTCTCCTTCTCTCAGAACGAGCTCGAACACGAAGACATTTCTTACTTCGACCACGAATTTCTCCAGAGCATGGGAATCTCTATCGCCAAACACCGTCTCGAGATTCTCAAACTCGCTCGTCGAGATCGCAAGAACTCTCCTCCTCTCACCTCTCGTTCCATCTCCAGAGTCGTGACTGCGATTAAGAAAACCAGGAAATGTTTATCCGATCACGTACGCGCCTGGATCCGCCGTGAAGAAGAGTCGGCGTCGTCTCGAGCTCTGGTGTTGGTGCCGAAGAAGACTAGCAACGGGATTGGGAAGTGGAGAGGTGGATTCCTGAAGAGGAACAAGAGATCTGTGATGCCGAGCAATGGAAATGGTGGATTGGAGAAGCAAGAGAGGTTGTTGTTGACCAATGGGACTCCTTGTAGAATCGATAGCTTCTCAAGTCCCATGGTTTTCGATTACAGTTTCAAGGATGAGAAACTTTACGCTCAAGATACTTATTTTGAAGATATCAAATGGGATTCAATGTTTCAGAATCTCAAACCTACTTAG
- a CDS encoding mediator of RNA polymerase II transcription subunit has protein sequence MENENGDDWREEVFQKLRSMRERYLPHVTDVYQRLADKLNHEESLPQQQRSKHFDKFQSMKTNIEQLIQVLSLRKRNIMPILKDCRWDYYEKRIIYFLITLRTGWEDSTAKAASRSVS, from the exons atggaaaatgaaaatggagatgATTGGCGGGAGGAGGTTTTCCAAAAG CTTAGATCCATGAGAGAGCGTTATCTACCACATGTGACTGATGTTTACCAGAGACTTGCAGACAAGTTGAACCAT gaGGAATCGCTTCCGCAGCAACAAAGATCAAAGCACTTTGACAAGTTCCAAAGCATGAAGACAAACATAGAGCAATTGATCCAAGTCCTATCTCTTCGAAAGAGAAATATCATGCCGATATTAAAGGATTGTAGATGGGACTATTATGAGAAACGgattatatatttcttaattacGCTAAGAACCGGCTGGGAAGACAGTACAGCAAAGGCAGCTTCAAGATCAGTCTCATAA
- a CDS encoding Molecular chaperone Hsp40/DnaJ family protein (Molecular chaperone Hsp40/DnaJ family protein; LOCATED IN: endomembrane system; CONTAINS InterPro DOMAIN/s: Molecular chaperone, heat shock protein, Hsp40, DnaJ (InterPro:IPR015609); BEST Arabidopsis thaliana protein match is: Molecular chaperone Hsp40/DnaJ family protein (TAIR:AT2G40995.1); Has 35333 Blast hits to 34131 proteins in 2444 species: Archae - 798; Bacteria - 22429; Metazoa - 974; Fungi - 991; Plants - 531; Viruses - 0; Other Eukaryotes - 9610 (source: NCBI BLink).): protein MAITKKNLIAFVFTILFVISYVHCRSTSDIVSGSGIKEDEHVCFKTSPCLPEVGGEKGCIAFCSRMKFTTGLCLGSVVCCCYT, encoded by the exons atggCTATCACCAAAAAGAATTTGATAGCATTTGTTTTCACCATTCTCTTTGTTATATCTTATGTTCATTGTCGTTCAACATCTGATATCGTTTCTG gtTCTGGAATAAAAGAGGATGAACATGTATGCTTCAAAACAAGTCCGTGTTTGCCTGAAGTCGGAGGGGAAAAAGGCTGCATTGCGTTTTGTTCAAGAATGAAGTTTACAACAGGCCTTTGTCTTGGTTCCGTAGTATGTTGTTGTTacacttaa
- a CDS encoding mediator of RNA polymerase II transcription subunit (unknown protein; BEST Arabidopsis thaliana protein match is: unknown protein (TAIR:AT1G15780.1); Has 30201 Blast hits to 17322 proteins in 780 species: Archae - 12; Bacteria - 1396; Metazoa - 17338; Fungi - 3422; Plants - 5037; Viruses - 0; Other Eukaryotes - 2996 (source: NCBI BLink).), with amino-acid sequence MIILLFFVDQIHQRDLNEIYQRVAAKLQQEDSLSHQKQRSDQFEKLKRGKTVLEGMLRFLSLSKSNIKPDLKDSMDYRKNNIMNFLNMQSLRKTVQKLQLTKSEIQPMQQPLSQTVQDQSHDDQTTLQMQSMSMQGAGSRVQQIRQGVLQSLEIGTPGISASPLLPELTSPDGNIINPLTSTCGKSSATELPIERLIRAMKSISPQALSSAVCDIRSVVSMVDRIAGSVPGKGSRASFGVDLVAMTKCHLQERNFMTQDGDHEKEASDNPNAIKCCFIGRKALVIATSILLVW; translated from the exons ATGATTATATTGCTTTTCTTTGTAGATCAAATCCATCAAAGAGACCTCAATGAAATCTACCAGAGAGTAGCAGCCAAGTTGCAGCAA GAGGATTCTCTTTCGCATCAGAAACAAAGATCAGATCAGTTTGAGAAATTGAAACGAGGCAAGACAGTGTTGGAGGGAATGCTACGTTTCCTATCTCTTTCAAAGAGCAATATCAAACCTGACTTGAAGGATAGTATGGATTATCGCAAGAACAACATTatgaatttcttaaatatgCAGAGTCTGAGGAAGACAGTACAGAAACTGCAGCTTACGAAATCTGAGATTCAGCCTATGCAGCAACCACTATCTCAGACAGTTCAAGATCAGTCTCATGATGACCAAACAACTCTGCAGATGCAATCAATGAGCATGCAGGGTGCTGGGTCAAGGGTACAACAGATCAGGCAAGGTGTACTTCAATCCCTTGAAATTGGCACTCCAGGGATCTCTGCCTCTCCTCTCCTTCCGGAGCTTACCAGTCCTGATGGAAATATTATAAATCCTTTGACAAGTACTTGTGGAAAATCGAGTGCTACTGAGCTGCCTATTGAACGCCTTATTAGAGCC ATGAAATCCATCTCACCACAAGCGCTTTCGTCTGCAGTATGTGATATTAGATCTGTTGTAAGCATGGTTGATAGGATTGCTGGTTCAGTACCAGGCAAAGGTTCAAGAGCTTCATTTGGTGTGGACTTGGTTGCAATGACTAAGTGCCATCTCCAAGAAAGAAACTTCATGACGCAAGATGGCGACCATGAAAAGGAAGCGTCAGACAACCCCAATGCCATCAAGTGTTGCTTCATTGGGAGGAAAGCGTTGGTAATAGCTACAAGCATTTTGCTGGTTTGGTAA